The Microterricola viridarii nucleotide sequence CCCACTTGGCTTCCAGCCCTTCGAGTGCGGGCTTGTCTGGAACGCGATCGGGGGTAGTCATGAGGCTCCGGTTCGTTGTGGGCGGCACCGTGTCGGTGGTGAGGTGCCTGATAGTCAGCTCAACAAGGCTACCGGACGCGGCCGACCGAAAGGCGCGGCGCATCGGCGAGCAGCTGCGCCGTGTACGCGTGCCCCGGCCGGGCGAACAGCGCTGCGGCCTCGCCCTGCTCCACGACCCGCCCGGCCTGCATGACGGCGACCCGGTCGCTCAGCTGCCTGATCACGCCGAGGTCGTGCGAGATGAACAGCATGCTCAGGCCGCGCTCGCGCTGCAGCCGCCCGAGCAGCTTGAGGATCTGCGCCTGCACGGTGACGTCGAGGGCCGAGACGGGCTCGTCGCAGATCAGGATTTCGGGCTCTGCGGCCAGCGCCCTGGCGATCGAGACGCGTTGGCGCTGCCCGCCGGAGAGGGTGAGCGGATGCCGCGCCGCCAGCTCCGGCGCCAACCCGACCTGGCCGAGCAGCTCCGGCACTCCCGCGCCGCGGGAGGCGTCCCGGAGGATGCGCCCGACGCTCCAGCGCGGGTCGAAGGAGCTCAGGCTGTCCTGGTAGACGGCGCCGATCCGGTGCCGGCGCGCCCGGCGGGCCCGCTCGGGCAGCGGCGCCCAGGCCTCGCCGTCCAGGCGCACCGTGCCGGCATCCGGGGTCTCCAGCCCGAGCAGGATGCGGGCCAGCGTGCTCTTGCCGGAGCCGGACTCGCCGACCAGGCCGAGCGTCTCGCCGCGGCCGAGCTCCAGCGAGACCCCGTCGACGGCCTGCACCCGGCCGCCGTCCCTGGCGAAGGAGCGGGAGACGCCCTCGACCGCCAGCACGGCAGGCCGCGCCGGCTGCGTCGGGTGCGCCGGGTGCGCCGGCCGCACCGGCTGCGCCGCGCGGGGCGCGTGGTCGGGCACGGCGGCGATGAGGCGCTTCGTGTACTCCTCCCGCGGGGCGCCGAGCACCTCGGCGGTGCTGCCCTGCTCGATGACCCGCCCGCCCCGCATGACGAGCACGCGGTCGGCGAGGGCGCTGACGACGGCGAGGTCGTGGCTGATCAGGAGCAGCGCGGTGCCCTGGGCGGTGATCTCGGCCAGCAGCTCGAGGATGCGCGCCTGCACGCTGACGTCGAGCGCGGTGGTCGGCTCGTCGGCGATGACGATGGGCGGGTTCAGGGCGAGGGCGGCGGCGATGAGGGCCCGCTGGCGGAGTCCACCGCTCAGCTCGCCGGAGCGGCGGCGCATGGCGGCATCCGGGTCCGGCATGGCCACCCGCTCCAGCAGCGCGCGCACCCGGGCCTGCACCGCGCCGGCGCCGCCGCGCTCGTGCAGCCGGATGGCGTCGCCGATCTCGCGCCCGATCGGCCGCAGCGGGTCGAGCGAGACGAGGGCATCCTGCAGGACGAGCCCGACCTCGGTGCCGCGGATGGCGCGCCACTGGCGCTCCGTGGCCTTCCGGAGGTCCCGCCCGGCCACGACGAGGCGGTCCGCCCGCACCTCGGCGCGCGCGCCGGCCAGGCCGAGCAAGGCCCGCGCGGTGACGCTCTTGCCCGAGCCCGACTCGCCGACGATGGCCACGCACTCGCCGGGGCGCAGCACCAGGTCGACGCCCTGCACGACGGTCTCGTCGCCGAAGCGCACGCTGAGCCCGGCCACATCGAGAAGCTCATTCACTGTGTGCCACCTTCCCTGGCGCGGACGCGGGTCAGCGCTCGGCCGAGCACGGTGCTGGCCACGGCGGTCAGCACGATCATCAGCCCGGGGAACACCGTCAGCCACCAGGCCGTGGCCAGGTAGGGGCGCCCGGCGGAGAGCATCGCGCCCCACTCCGCGGTCGGCGGCAGTGCGCCGAGCCCGAGGAAGCTCAGCGCGGACGCCCAGACGATGGCCTGGCCGATGCCGAGGGTGGCCAGCACGAGCAGCGGCGCGAGCGCGTTCGGCAGGATGTGCCTGCCGAGGATCCGGCGCGGCCGGTGGCCGAGCACCCTGGCCGCCTCGACGTA carries:
- a CDS encoding dipeptide ABC transporter ATP-binding protein, whose amino-acid sequence is MNELLDVAGLSVRFGDETVVQGVDLVLRPGECVAIVGESGSGKSVTARALLGLAGARAEVRADRLVVAGRDLRKATERQWRAIRGTEVGLVLQDALVSLDPLRPIGREIGDAIRLHERGGAGAVQARVRALLERVAMPDPDAAMRRRSGELSGGLRQRALIAAALALNPPIVIADEPTTALDVSVQARILELLAEITAQGTALLLISHDLAVVSALADRVLVMRGGRVIEQGSTAEVLGAPREEYTKRLIAAVPDHAPRAAQPVRPAHPAHPTQPARPAVLAVEGVSRSFARDGGRVQAVDGVSLELGRGETLGLVGESGSGKSTLARILLGLETPDAGTVRLDGEAWAPLPERARRARRHRIGAVYQDSLSSFDPRWSVGRILRDASRGAGVPELLGQVGLAPELAARHPLTLSGGQRQRVSIARALAAEPEILICDEPVSALDVTVQAQILKLLGRLQRERGLSMLFISHDLGVIRQLSDRVAVMQAGRVVEQGEAAALFARPGHAYTAQLLADAPRLSVGRVR